A window of the Zeugodacus cucurbitae isolate PBARC_wt_2022May chromosome 2, idZeuCucr1.2, whole genome shotgun sequence genome harbors these coding sequences:
- the LOC105211335 gene encoding tubby-related protein 4 isoform X1, which translates to MHLHFEPSVNTKCDCTILSLSWMGKVPDDIPEDEGWKLNRTNYYQEGWLATGNIRGIVGVTFTTSHCRRNMDFPTRTNYNLRGHRSDVILVKWNEPYQKLASCDSSGIIFVWIKYEGRWSIELINDRNTPVTYFSWSHDGRMALICYQDGFVLVGSVAGQRYWSSMLNLESTITCGIWTPDDQQVYFGTTQGQVIVMDVHGAMVSQVQLCNDVGITSMAWSCEKFKMEEGEESEPGVTNASKRSFVLAVSFQNGFIYLLKSFDDVSPAHINTGLSGSIGMVMEWSNSRELLAVAGTSQTTLNTFDQQGAPIYENLLKFYTESGKILFQTRLPNTSATVSALTWGHNDKRLFIATGTQVHIAWVSRRIASLQMLCRLQIQASIGSERSLHLLPLPSRIRSLIGNLFAQTIRVSVMILQQSARSNLNFFSYAQCCVPDLKSVREFVSRPPMCSTRLHCTMIRHDEDPTQNTGICYTLYLEYLGGLVPLLKGKRTSKIRPEFVIFDPQANDSPVFMQYSPEWKSSSGSSQSTTTGQSGRTDSSDSEFEDRYRSSPRPLRHRKLRQKKRNQSNGEKYSVNSQIDPDSLDELAYVDTLPEEEKLVEVTSNIWGTKFKIHGLAKTVPANLGQITYKTSLLHLQPRQMTLVITELRDDFPSGPDPNFNPNIFSEDEDDAALLNGSRSNGNTYNTNSLTNAEGQMKATSTAAAAHRRLNELSPPIAPMSPRPNHLLARHKNALNNNGIQCAIGSTGLSPLARAESYDDDSSNESQDVNGYHNGARANLPNSNLLHNTNGSNNNKTMRPKNITATTPGMRSSLGPGYSSFKNNYSRSSSNSSSQSRHAISPLYCDGSVPTLQSPKNAVAPTDIIFERPAVSGNGQTTVMSYSSNTDYANNVVQVKNVLLPEMIRSTNSHVNPVPLNLNLNLERMDARLKTTACSSNYAANNNPVNNNNSKRRDISYIDEEVQSPTQQALITFTPVSTPVEVRMKRTTTVVSIAPAMPDSITRSCSVGYLDSDAITPSDEALMALRRDAPTKRLILVDKRKTRKKRQNNEDSRKPKLERSGKSKSLDSCELLFSQTKLSSKEPEKAPRKLQEIAEGKTSTTDSGELTKCLKCHRSVNPNEQCKHCQPAALTVSDEPQKKEEKIRLVSTTAKKDVTANTHVYENLYKSQEQQKQMQRKTGGTPRKKKLDVITSFTDSPLFTRKHRFGIRSRSKETGSSSETNTESTTPLLGRKNDNGFSFVKQLTEVRWRRREAQSNVNTVKTQRDYLGQTPSASTNGNAVEATPVEAKASVSLQAQALTTLENIISRLRDLDEGRLTPPATPKRLPRSSPASPAVSKKNKRQSSSPIRHFLNSPLLNRRYRKKQCLIESSDDEGNGTNGSGEENGGASYNKQYRDLETFQKAQLLQKLKRGKIEPNGSSSCYSSPAPVRREFVMHNKAPMWNELSQVYQLDFGGRVTQESAKNFQIEFRGKQVMQFGRIDGNAYTLDFQYPFSALQAFAVALANVTQRLK; encoded by the exons ATGCATCTGCACTTCGAACCGAGTGTGAATACAAAATGTGATTGCACAATATTGTCGCTCTCATGGATGGGTAAAGTTCCTGATGACATACCAGAG GATGAGGGCTGGAAATTGAATCGAACAAATTATTACCAAGAAGGATGGCTGGCTACCGGAAATATCCGCGGCATTGTCGGCGTGACATTTACAACATCGCATTGTCGCAGAAATATGGACTTTCCGACACGTACCAATTACAATTTGCGTGGACATCGTTCCGAT gtgATTTTGGTGAAATGGAATGAACCATATCAGAAATTGGCATCGTGTGATAGTTCCGGCATCATATTTGTGTGGATCAAATATGAAGGCCGTTGGTCCATCGAACTGATTAACGATCGCAATACGCCAGTTACGTATTTCTCCTGGTCCCACGATGGACGCATGGCGCTGATTTGCTATCAAGATGGTTTTGTGCTTGTAGGCTCGGTAGCCGGTCAGCGGTATTGGTCATCGATGCTGAATCTGGAGTCGACCATTACTTGTGGTATTTGGACACCCGACGATCAGCAAGTGTATTTCGGCACCACACAAGGTCAGGTAATCGTAATGGATGTACACGGTGCGATGGTGTCGCAAGTGCAACTCTGCAATGATGTTGGCATAACATCTATGGCGTGGTCATGTGAGAAATTCAAAATGGAAGAGGGTGAAGAATCCGAGCCAGGTGTTACCAATGCTT CTAAACGTTCTTTTGTATTGGCTGTTAGCTTTCAAAACGGTTTTATATACTTGCTAAAGTCATTCGATGACGTATCGCCGGCACATATCAACACAGGGCTTAGCGGCAGTATAGGTATGGTTATGGAGTGGAGTAATTCGCGTGAATTGCTCGCTGTCGCTGGCACTTCGCAGACCACGTTAAACACTTTTGATCAGCAAGGGGCGCCGATCTATGAGAATCTCTTGAAATTTTATACCGAATCTGGCAAAATACTGTTTCAGACACGCCTTCCGAATACCTCCGCAACGGTGTCTGCTCTCACGTGGGGTCACAACGACAAGCGTCTGTTCATCGCAACTGGCACCCAGGTGCACATTGCTTGGGTGTCCAGACGTATAGCGTCACTACAAATGCTGTGTCGTCTTCAAATACAGGCGAGCATTGGCTCAGAGCGCTCGTTGCACCTGCTTCCGTTGCCGTCACGAATTAGGAGTCTGATTGGCAATCTTTTTGCTCAAACAATAAGAGTAAGTGTGATGATTCTTCAACAGAGCGCTCGAagcaatttaaatttcttttcttatGCACAGTGCTGTGTACCTGATCTTAAATCCGTACGTGAGTTCGTCTCCCGGCCACCAATGTGTTCGACACGCTTGCACTGCACCATGATACGGCACGACGAGGATCCAACTCAAAATACCGGCATTTGCTACACACTCTATTTGGAATATTTGGGCGGTCTTGTGCCGCTACTCAAGGGCAAACGCACCTCGAAAATACGTCCAGAATTCGTGATATTTGATCCACAAGCAAATG ATTCACCGGTATTCATGCAATATTCTCCCGAATGGAAGAGCTCCTCCGGTTCGAGTCAGTCTACAACCACCGGACAAAGCGGAAGAACTGATTCTTCTGATAGTGAATTCGAAGATCGTTACCGGAGCTCTCCACGTCCATTACGGCATCGAAAATTGCGTCAAAAAAAGAGAAATCAGAGCAATGGAGAAAAATATTCAGTGAATTCTCAAATAGATCCCGATAGCTTGGATGAACTCGCTTACGTTGATACACTTCCTGAG GAAGAAAAACTGGTTGAGGTTACCTCAAACATTTGGGGtaccaaatttaaaattcatggACTTGCCAAAACCGTCCCAGCCAATTTAGGCCAAATAACGTATAAAACGTCCTTATTGCATCTGCAGCCAAGGCAAATGACACTAGTTATAACAGAACTGCGTGACGACTTTCCTTCGGGTCCGGATCCAAATTTTAATCCGAATATTTTTTCCGAAGACGAAGATGATGCAGCTCTACTCAATGGCAGTAGAAGTAATGGCAATACCTACAATACCAATTCGCTGACAAATGCGGAAGGCCAAATGAAAGCCACATCGACGGCAGCTGCCGCTCATCGTCGTCTCAACGAGTTATCCCCACCAATTGCACCAATGTCACCACGTCCGAATCATCTGTTGGCGCGACATAAAAACGCACTAAATAACAATGGTATACAGTGTGCGATAGGCAGTACTGGCTTAAGTCCATTGGCTAGAGCCGAATCTTATGATGACGATTCGTCAAATGAGTCGCAAGATGTGAATGGCTATCACAATGGCGCCAGAGCCAACCTACCCAACAGCAACCTACTACACAACACCAACGgttcaaataataacaaaacgaTGCGTCCGAAGAATATTACTGCCACTACACCGGGTATGCGCAGCAGTCTTGGACCTGGCTATAGTAGCTTTAAAAATAACTACAGTCGTTCTAGTTCGAACTCGAGCTCACAGTCCCGCCACGCGATATCGCCTTTATACTGTGATGGTTCGGTGCCAACATTACAATCACCGAAAAATGCCGTCGCCCCAACGGATATAATATTCGAACGTCCGGCTGTCTCGGGCAATGGTCAAACCACGGTTATGTCGTACTCCAGCAACACGGACTACGCCAATAATGTTGTGCAAGTAAAGAATGTTTTGCTACCCGAAATGATTCGATCGACAAACAGTCATGTCAACCCGGTACCCTTAAATCTAAATTTGAATCTTGAACGCATGGATGCAAGACTTAAAACCACAGCGTGTAGCAGTAATTACGCAGCAAATAATAATCCCGTTAACAACAATAACTCAAAACGTCgggatatttcatatatagatGAAGAAGTACAATCGCCCACCCAACAAGCTTTGATTACTTTCACACCCGTTTCTACGCCTGTCGAAGTTCGCATGAAGCGCACCACAACAGTCGTATCCATTGCACCAGCTATGCCCGATTCGATTACACGCAGTTGTAGTGTTGGTTATTTAGACTCGGATGCTATTACACCGTCCGACGAAGCCTTAATGGCTTTGCGTAGAGACGCGCCGACTAAGCGTTTGATCCTGGTAGACAAACGTAAGACTAGAAAAAAACGTCAAAATAACGAG GACTCCCGCAAACCAAAACTGGAAAGATCCGGCAAATCAAAGAGTCTCGACTCCTGCGAATTACTCTTCAGTCAAACAAAATTAAGCAGTAAAGAACCCGAGAAGGCGCCACGTAAACTTCAAGAAATCGCTGAAGGTAAAACCAGCACCACCGACTCCGGTGAACtaacaaaatgtttaaaatgccACAGAAGTGTCAATCCCAACGAACAATGTAAACATTGCCAGCCAGCAGCCCTAACTGTGAGCGATGAGCCGCAGAAGAAGGAAGAGAAGATACGCTTAGTGTCCACAACAGCGAAAAAAGACGTCACAGCCAACACGCATGTTTATGAGAACTTATATAAGAGTCAGgaacagcaaaagcaaatgcAACGCAAAACAGGTGGTACACCGAGAAAGAAAAAGCTGGATGTAATCACCAGCTTCACAGACAGCCCACTTTTCACGCGAAAACACCGCTTTGGCATCAGAAGTCGCAGCAAAGAGACCGGTAGTAGCAGTGAGACGAACACCGAAAGCACCACACCATTGCTGGGTCGTAAAAATGATAACGGTTTTAGCTTCGTCAAACAATTAACCGAGGTACGCTGGCGTCGACGCGAGGCACAGAGTAATGTAAATACGGTCAAGACTCAACGTGATTACTTGGGACAAACGCCAAGCGCCAGTACGAATGGCAATGCTGTGGAGGCCACGCCAGTGGAAGCTAAAGCCTCCGTCTCGTTGCAAGCGCAG GCACTTACAACATTAGAGAACATTATCAGCCGTTTACGAGACCTCGATGAGGGACGTCTCACTCCACCCGCTACACCGAAACGCCTACCGCGTAGCTCGCCAGCATCGCCTGCTGTTAGTAAAAAGAACAAACGTCAGAGTAGTTCGCCCATTCGTCACTTTTTGAATTCACCTCTGCTAAATAGGCGCTATCGCAAAAAACAATGCCTCATAGAAAGTTCAGATGACGAAGGCAACGGTACAAATGGGTCAGGCGAAGAAAACGGCGGTGCCAGTTACAATAAGCAATATCGTGATTTGGAAACATTCCAAAAGGCACAGCTACTACAAaag CTAAAGCGTGGCAAAATTGAGCCGAATGGTTCTTCTTCATGCTACTCGAGTCCCGCACCAGTTCGACGCGAGTTCGTGATGCACAACAAAGCGCCAATGTGGAATGAGCTGAGTCAGGTGTATCAGCTGGATTTTGGTGGACGCGTTACACAAGAATCGgccaaaaatttccaaattgaaTTCCGCGGTAAACAG GTAATGCAATTTGGGCGAATCGATGGTAATGCATACACGCTGGATTTTCAATATCCATTTTCAGCATTGCAAGCGTTCGCTGTAGCGCTCGCCAATGTTACGCAACGCTTGAAATAA
- the LOC105211334 gene encoding uncharacterized protein LOC105211334 produces MRPTMLPIWQFLFIFVAAFQQSTVECKSFFGIGTRIHNDQLLLKDVLQARSVGVGEGQEVGFNYAIPEPITYIEIVSEQNVLADVNFSYQNNLVKGSITALDNENGTETSDDVEPFEVQISIYGFNETMLNISPSYILNRDQQFQGILGPYTNEDFDYEIDEDDFEEAVDRRNTSEEAMDELEEEMNYTDDFGDPDKIIELGMRQADDYLLYETYQTSQTSTQEPSNHSVTFYYIDSNFITYVRFIIFDHTVNKASHDYTPPVATYTHFSPSSLKAIITDDNTTNLFVQMFIYGYQLDDLPVDYKPFLTSMLDATTESPLERLKMLLNAKLKKNLDDSAEINFETGERNAWSDNSTNTTDVSTRNQVNDFAVFNVVFVCFLLNFNFFV; encoded by the exons ATGCGTCCAACAATGTTGCCAATTTGGCAATTTCTCTTCATTTTTGTCGCCGCTTTTCAACAGTCAACGGTCGAGTGTAAATCCTTTTTCGGCATTGGCACACGCATTCACAACGATCAACTGCTACTGAAAGATGTACTACAAGCACGTTCGGTGGGCGTGGGTGAGGGTCAAGAAGTGGGCTTTAATTATGCCATTCCAGAGCCCATAACTTACATCGAAATCGTTTCGGAGCAA AACGTTTTGGCTGATGTCAACTTCAGTTATCAGAATAATTTGGTGAAAGGCAGCATAACTGCGTTGGACAATGAAAACGGCACAGAAACAAGTGATGACGTGGAACCATTTGAAGTGCAAATATCTATTTATGGATTCAATGAGACTATGCTCAATATAAGTCCATCGTATATACTAAACAGAGATCAGCAATTTCAAGGCATACTTGGACCATATACCAACGAAGACTTTGACTATGAAATCGATGAAGATGACTTCGAGGAGGCGGTGGATAGGAGGAACACAAGTGAAGAAGCAATGGATGAGTTGGAAGAAGAAATGAATTATACTGATGATTTCGGCGATCCTGATAAAATAATCGAATTGGGCATGCGTCAAgcag ATGATTATCTCTTGTATGAGACATATCAGACGTCGCAAACTAGTACACAGGAACCGTCCAACCACAGCGTCACATTCTATTATATTGACAGCAATTTCATAACCTATGTGCGCTTCATAATATTCGAT CACACTGTGAATAAGGCCTCGCACGATTACACTCCACCAGTTGCCACGTATACACACTTCTCGCCCAGTAGCCTCAAAGCCATCATCACGGACGACAATACCACTAACCTATTTGTGCAGATGTTTATCTATGGCTATCAACTAGACGATCTGCCAGTCGACTACAAGCCATTTTTAACGAGCATGCTTGATGCCACCACCGAATCGCCGTTAGAGCGTTTGAAAATGCTGCTGAAtgcaaaattgaagaaaaacttGGACGATTCGGCGGAGATCAATTTCGAAACCGGCGAAAGAAATGCTTGGTCCGATAATAGTACCAACACAACGGATGTGTCAACTAGAAATCAGGTCAATGATTTTGCAGTATTTAATGTAGTTTTCGTTTGtttcttattaaatttcaatttctttgtaTAA
- the LOC105211335 gene encoding tubby-related protein 4 isoform X2 → MHLHFEPSVNTKCDCTILSLSWMGKVPDDIPEDEGWKLNRTNYYQEGWLATGNIRGIVGVTFTTSHCRRNMDFPTRTNYNLRGHRSDVILVKWNEPYQKLASCDSSGIIFVWIKYEGRWSIELINDRNTPVTYFSWSHDGRMALICYQDGFVLVGSVAGQRYWSSMLNLESTITCGIWTPDDQQVYFGTTQGQVIVMDVHGAMVSQVQLCNDVGITSMAWSCEKFKMEEGEESEPGVTNASKRSFVLAVSFQNGFIYLLKSFDDVSPAHINTGLSGSIGMVMEWSNSRELLAVAGTSQTTLNTFDQQGAPIYENLLKFYTESGKILFQTRLPNTSATVSALTWGHNDKRLFIATGTQVHIAWVSRRIASLQMLCRLQIQASIGSERSLHLLPLPSRIRSLIGNLFAQTIRCCVPDLKSVREFVSRPPMCSTRLHCTMIRHDEDPTQNTGICYTLYLEYLGGLVPLLKGKRTSKIRPEFVIFDPQANDSPVFMQYSPEWKSSSGSSQSTTTGQSGRTDSSDSEFEDRYRSSPRPLRHRKLRQKKRNQSNGEKYSVNSQIDPDSLDELAYVDTLPEEEKLVEVTSNIWGTKFKIHGLAKTVPANLGQITYKTSLLHLQPRQMTLVITELRDDFPSGPDPNFNPNIFSEDEDDAALLNGSRSNGNTYNTNSLTNAEGQMKATSTAAAAHRRLNELSPPIAPMSPRPNHLLARHKNALNNNGIQCAIGSTGLSPLARAESYDDDSSNESQDVNGYHNGARANLPNSNLLHNTNGSNNNKTMRPKNITATTPGMRSSLGPGYSSFKNNYSRSSSNSSSQSRHAISPLYCDGSVPTLQSPKNAVAPTDIIFERPAVSGNGQTTVMSYSSNTDYANNVVQVKNVLLPEMIRSTNSHVNPVPLNLNLNLERMDARLKTTACSSNYAANNNPVNNNNSKRRDISYIDEEVQSPTQQALITFTPVSTPVEVRMKRTTTVVSIAPAMPDSITRSCSVGYLDSDAITPSDEALMALRRDAPTKRLILVDKRKTRKKRQNNEDSRKPKLERSGKSKSLDSCELLFSQTKLSSKEPEKAPRKLQEIAEGKTSTTDSGELTKCLKCHRSVNPNEQCKHCQPAALTVSDEPQKKEEKIRLVSTTAKKDVTANTHVYENLYKSQEQQKQMQRKTGGTPRKKKLDVITSFTDSPLFTRKHRFGIRSRSKETGSSSETNTESTTPLLGRKNDNGFSFVKQLTEVRWRRREAQSNVNTVKTQRDYLGQTPSASTNGNAVEATPVEAKASVSLQAQALTTLENIISRLRDLDEGRLTPPATPKRLPRSSPASPAVSKKNKRQSSSPIRHFLNSPLLNRRYRKKQCLIESSDDEGNGTNGSGEENGGASYNKQYRDLETFQKAQLLQKLKRGKIEPNGSSSCYSSPAPVRREFVMHNKAPMWNELSQVYQLDFGGRVTQESAKNFQIEFRGKQVMQFGRIDGNAYTLDFQYPFSALQAFAVALANVTQRLK, encoded by the exons ATGCATCTGCACTTCGAACCGAGTGTGAATACAAAATGTGATTGCACAATATTGTCGCTCTCATGGATGGGTAAAGTTCCTGATGACATACCAGAG GATGAGGGCTGGAAATTGAATCGAACAAATTATTACCAAGAAGGATGGCTGGCTACCGGAAATATCCGCGGCATTGTCGGCGTGACATTTACAACATCGCATTGTCGCAGAAATATGGACTTTCCGACACGTACCAATTACAATTTGCGTGGACATCGTTCCGAT gtgATTTTGGTGAAATGGAATGAACCATATCAGAAATTGGCATCGTGTGATAGTTCCGGCATCATATTTGTGTGGATCAAATATGAAGGCCGTTGGTCCATCGAACTGATTAACGATCGCAATACGCCAGTTACGTATTTCTCCTGGTCCCACGATGGACGCATGGCGCTGATTTGCTATCAAGATGGTTTTGTGCTTGTAGGCTCGGTAGCCGGTCAGCGGTATTGGTCATCGATGCTGAATCTGGAGTCGACCATTACTTGTGGTATTTGGACACCCGACGATCAGCAAGTGTATTTCGGCACCACACAAGGTCAGGTAATCGTAATGGATGTACACGGTGCGATGGTGTCGCAAGTGCAACTCTGCAATGATGTTGGCATAACATCTATGGCGTGGTCATGTGAGAAATTCAAAATGGAAGAGGGTGAAGAATCCGAGCCAGGTGTTACCAATGCTT CTAAACGTTCTTTTGTATTGGCTGTTAGCTTTCAAAACGGTTTTATATACTTGCTAAAGTCATTCGATGACGTATCGCCGGCACATATCAACACAGGGCTTAGCGGCAGTATAGGTATGGTTATGGAGTGGAGTAATTCGCGTGAATTGCTCGCTGTCGCTGGCACTTCGCAGACCACGTTAAACACTTTTGATCAGCAAGGGGCGCCGATCTATGAGAATCTCTTGAAATTTTATACCGAATCTGGCAAAATACTGTTTCAGACACGCCTTCCGAATACCTCCGCAACGGTGTCTGCTCTCACGTGGGGTCACAACGACAAGCGTCTGTTCATCGCAACTGGCACCCAGGTGCACATTGCTTGGGTGTCCAGACGTATAGCGTCACTACAAATGCTGTGTCGTCTTCAAATACAGGCGAGCATTGGCTCAGAGCGCTCGTTGCACCTGCTTCCGTTGCCGTCACGAATTAGGAGTCTGATTGGCAATCTTTTTGCTCAAACAATAAGA TGCTGTGTACCTGATCTTAAATCCGTACGTGAGTTCGTCTCCCGGCCACCAATGTGTTCGACACGCTTGCACTGCACCATGATACGGCACGACGAGGATCCAACTCAAAATACCGGCATTTGCTACACACTCTATTTGGAATATTTGGGCGGTCTTGTGCCGCTACTCAAGGGCAAACGCACCTCGAAAATACGTCCAGAATTCGTGATATTTGATCCACAAGCAAATG ATTCACCGGTATTCATGCAATATTCTCCCGAATGGAAGAGCTCCTCCGGTTCGAGTCAGTCTACAACCACCGGACAAAGCGGAAGAACTGATTCTTCTGATAGTGAATTCGAAGATCGTTACCGGAGCTCTCCACGTCCATTACGGCATCGAAAATTGCGTCAAAAAAAGAGAAATCAGAGCAATGGAGAAAAATATTCAGTGAATTCTCAAATAGATCCCGATAGCTTGGATGAACTCGCTTACGTTGATACACTTCCTGAG GAAGAAAAACTGGTTGAGGTTACCTCAAACATTTGGGGtaccaaatttaaaattcatggACTTGCCAAAACCGTCCCAGCCAATTTAGGCCAAATAACGTATAAAACGTCCTTATTGCATCTGCAGCCAAGGCAAATGACACTAGTTATAACAGAACTGCGTGACGACTTTCCTTCGGGTCCGGATCCAAATTTTAATCCGAATATTTTTTCCGAAGACGAAGATGATGCAGCTCTACTCAATGGCAGTAGAAGTAATGGCAATACCTACAATACCAATTCGCTGACAAATGCGGAAGGCCAAATGAAAGCCACATCGACGGCAGCTGCCGCTCATCGTCGTCTCAACGAGTTATCCCCACCAATTGCACCAATGTCACCACGTCCGAATCATCTGTTGGCGCGACATAAAAACGCACTAAATAACAATGGTATACAGTGTGCGATAGGCAGTACTGGCTTAAGTCCATTGGCTAGAGCCGAATCTTATGATGACGATTCGTCAAATGAGTCGCAAGATGTGAATGGCTATCACAATGGCGCCAGAGCCAACCTACCCAACAGCAACCTACTACACAACACCAACGgttcaaataataacaaaacgaTGCGTCCGAAGAATATTACTGCCACTACACCGGGTATGCGCAGCAGTCTTGGACCTGGCTATAGTAGCTTTAAAAATAACTACAGTCGTTCTAGTTCGAACTCGAGCTCACAGTCCCGCCACGCGATATCGCCTTTATACTGTGATGGTTCGGTGCCAACATTACAATCACCGAAAAATGCCGTCGCCCCAACGGATATAATATTCGAACGTCCGGCTGTCTCGGGCAATGGTCAAACCACGGTTATGTCGTACTCCAGCAACACGGACTACGCCAATAATGTTGTGCAAGTAAAGAATGTTTTGCTACCCGAAATGATTCGATCGACAAACAGTCATGTCAACCCGGTACCCTTAAATCTAAATTTGAATCTTGAACGCATGGATGCAAGACTTAAAACCACAGCGTGTAGCAGTAATTACGCAGCAAATAATAATCCCGTTAACAACAATAACTCAAAACGTCgggatatttcatatatagatGAAGAAGTACAATCGCCCACCCAACAAGCTTTGATTACTTTCACACCCGTTTCTACGCCTGTCGAAGTTCGCATGAAGCGCACCACAACAGTCGTATCCATTGCACCAGCTATGCCCGATTCGATTACACGCAGTTGTAGTGTTGGTTATTTAGACTCGGATGCTATTACACCGTCCGACGAAGCCTTAATGGCTTTGCGTAGAGACGCGCCGACTAAGCGTTTGATCCTGGTAGACAAACGTAAGACTAGAAAAAAACGTCAAAATAACGAG GACTCCCGCAAACCAAAACTGGAAAGATCCGGCAAATCAAAGAGTCTCGACTCCTGCGAATTACTCTTCAGTCAAACAAAATTAAGCAGTAAAGAACCCGAGAAGGCGCCACGTAAACTTCAAGAAATCGCTGAAGGTAAAACCAGCACCACCGACTCCGGTGAACtaacaaaatgtttaaaatgccACAGAAGTGTCAATCCCAACGAACAATGTAAACATTGCCAGCCAGCAGCCCTAACTGTGAGCGATGAGCCGCAGAAGAAGGAAGAGAAGATACGCTTAGTGTCCACAACAGCGAAAAAAGACGTCACAGCCAACACGCATGTTTATGAGAACTTATATAAGAGTCAGgaacagcaaaagcaaatgcAACGCAAAACAGGTGGTACACCGAGAAAGAAAAAGCTGGATGTAATCACCAGCTTCACAGACAGCCCACTTTTCACGCGAAAACACCGCTTTGGCATCAGAAGTCGCAGCAAAGAGACCGGTAGTAGCAGTGAGACGAACACCGAAAGCACCACACCATTGCTGGGTCGTAAAAATGATAACGGTTTTAGCTTCGTCAAACAATTAACCGAGGTACGCTGGCGTCGACGCGAGGCACAGAGTAATGTAAATACGGTCAAGACTCAACGTGATTACTTGGGACAAACGCCAAGCGCCAGTACGAATGGCAATGCTGTGGAGGCCACGCCAGTGGAAGCTAAAGCCTCCGTCTCGTTGCAAGCGCAG GCACTTACAACATTAGAGAACATTATCAGCCGTTTACGAGACCTCGATGAGGGACGTCTCACTCCACCCGCTACACCGAAACGCCTACCGCGTAGCTCGCCAGCATCGCCTGCTGTTAGTAAAAAGAACAAACGTCAGAGTAGTTCGCCCATTCGTCACTTTTTGAATTCACCTCTGCTAAATAGGCGCTATCGCAAAAAACAATGCCTCATAGAAAGTTCAGATGACGAAGGCAACGGTACAAATGGGTCAGGCGAAGAAAACGGCGGTGCCAGTTACAATAAGCAATATCGTGATTTGGAAACATTCCAAAAGGCACAGCTACTACAAaag CTAAAGCGTGGCAAAATTGAGCCGAATGGTTCTTCTTCATGCTACTCGAGTCCCGCACCAGTTCGACGCGAGTTCGTGATGCACAACAAAGCGCCAATGTGGAATGAGCTGAGTCAGGTGTATCAGCTGGATTTTGGTGGACGCGTTACACAAGAATCGgccaaaaatttccaaattgaaTTCCGCGGTAAACAG GTAATGCAATTTGGGCGAATCGATGGTAATGCATACACGCTGGATTTTCAATATCCATTTTCAGCATTGCAAGCGTTCGCTGTAGCGCTCGCCAATGTTACGCAACGCTTGAAATAA
- the LOC105211336 gene encoding uncharacterized protein LOC105211336 produces MSDKVVEKVGRPMKYPYTFSAKIAQFPLKHYIQKQWIWKYYFVAFGLCIPVFYKISKLANSPENKKKWAESQAKEAAEHH; encoded by the exons ATGTCTGATAAAGTGGTTGAGAAAGTTGGACGCCCAATGAAGTATCCATATACTTTCAGTGCAAAGATTGCCCAATTCCCTCTGAAGCATTATATCCAAAAGCAATGGATCTGGAAATACTACTTCGTTGCCTTCGGTTTGTGCATTCCCGTCTTCTATAAAATCAGCAAATTGG caaACTCACCCGAAAACAAGAAGAAGTGGGCCGAGAGCCAGGCTAAGGAAGCTGCCGAACATCATTAG